Proteins co-encoded in one Zalophus californianus isolate mZalCal1 chromosome 9, mZalCal1.pri.v2, whole genome shotgun sequence genomic window:
- the NEUROD4 gene encoding neurogenic differentiation factor 4: protein MAKPYVKSKEMTELVNTPSWMDKGLGSQNEMKEEERRPAAYGMLGSLVEEHDSIEEEEEEEEDGEKPKRRGPKKKKMTKARLERFRARRVKANARERTRMHGLNDALDNLRRVMPCYSKTQKLSKIETLRLARNYIWALSEVLETGQTPEGKGFVEMLCKGLSQPTSNLVAGCLQLGPQSVLLEKHEEKSPICDSAISVHNFNYQSPGLPSPPYGHMETHLINLKPPIFKSLGESSFGSHPPDCSTPPYEGPLTPPLSISGNFSLKQDGSPDLDKSYSFMPHYPSASLSSGHVHSTPFQAGTPRYDVPIDMSYDSYPHHGIGAQLNTIFTD, encoded by the coding sequence ATGGCAAAACCCTATGTAAAATCCAAGGAGATGACAGAGTTGGTCAATACACCATCCTGGATGGACAAAGGTCTGGGCTCTCAGAATgagatgaaggaggaggagagaagaccAGCTGCTTATGGGATGCTTGGCAGCTTAGTTGAAGAGCATGACAGtattgaggaggaagaagaggaggaagaggatggGGAAAAGCCTAAGAGAAGGGGTccgaagaaaaagaagatgacaAAAGCTCGCCTTGAGAGATTCAGGGCTCGGAGAGTCAAGGCCAATGCTAGAGAACGGACCCGGATGCACGGCTTGAATGATGCCCTGGACAACCTGAGGAGAGTCATGCCATGTTATTCAAAGACCCAAAAGCTCTCCAAGATAGAGACTCTTAGACTGGCCAGGAATTATATTTGGGCTTTGTCTGAGGTCCTGGAAACTGGACAGACACCTGAAGGGAAGGGCTTTGTGGAGATGCTCTGCAAAGGGCTCTCTCAGCCTACAAGCAACCTGGTGGCTGGATGCCTCCAGCTTGGCCCTCAGTCTGTCCTCCTGGAGAAGCATGAGGAGAAATCTCCTATTTGTGACTCTGCCATTTCTGTCCATAACTTCAACTATCAGTCTCCTGGGCTCCCCAGCCCTCCTTATGGCCATATGGAAACACATCTTATTAATCTCAAACCCCCAATATTCAAGAGTTTGGGAGAATCATCCTTTGGGAGCCATCCACCTGACTGCAGTACACCACCTTATGAAGGCCCACTCACTCCACCCTTGAGCATCAGTGGGAACTTCTCCTTGAAGCAAGATGGCTCTCCTGACCTGGATAAATCCTACAGCTTCATGCCACATTACCCCTCTGCAAGTCTAAGCTCAGGGCATGTGCATTCAACTCCCTTTCAGGCTGGTACCCCTCGCTATGATGTTCCCATAGATATGTCCTATGATTCCTACCCCCACCATGGCATTGGGGCCCAACTTAATACAATCTTTACTGACTAG